Within the Mustela lutreola isolate mMusLut2 chromosome 2, mMusLut2.pri, whole genome shotgun sequence genome, the region GGAGAAGCCGGGCCTGGGTGGCAGTGACTTGAGTGTCAGGCAGCGCCAGCCGAGCAGTGGGCAGCCCTCACACATTTGCTGGGCTGTAGCACAGCAGGTGTAGCTGCAGGTTCTGGTCCCAGTGgcggagcagcaggaagagaccCCGAGCCGCAGCTTTGAGGGCAGCCAGGTCAAGGCCATCAGGCAGGTGCTGCGCCCGCAGCCAACAGTCGGCTTTAGCTGCCGCAAGTTCCCACTCGCCAAAGGCGGCGGCGCAGCGGTGCTCCAGCCACGCCAGGGCCACGGCTGTGGCCCAGGTCCGGCCCCGCAGGTCAGCACCGCCTAGCCCTTCGGCACCCTCCGAGACCTCAGTGTCGGAGCCCCTCCCGCTGTCCACCTGGCCTGGGCCCTCGGAGCCTGAGCTGGGGGACGGGCTGCAGGAGGCTGTGGCACTGTCACCCTGGCCCACACCCGGTCCCAAAAGTGCCCAGGGAGAGGAGGCCGAGGTGGGGCTGAGGCTGGCGCGGTGAGCAGCGAAGGGCGAGGCGCGGCACAGGCGTTCCTGCGGGATGCGCACCGCTGCACAGAAGGATGCGTCCAGGCGGAAGGAGCCTGGAGCCTCCTGCAGCCGCACctgaggagagaggaggtggggggagaagcgAGCTGAGACAGTGCCCTGGCCGTGGCAGCGCCACCCTCCACCTCCCGAGTCCTCACCAAGGGCAAGTAGTCGTGGTCGCTGCCTTCACTGTTGCTGTCACTAGCCTGGCCCCGGTGGGGGCTGCAGAGTCGGTGGCTGTCAGAGCCTCtggtcctccccccacccaggctgAGCCTAGAAGGAGGCTGGCGGGGGAGGCGAGGAGGACTTCCGGTGGCCAACTTCGGGTTACCATTTGGGTTCAGGTTCCAGCCGGCCACCAGAGAGCCTCCCTGAGGTCCTGCAAGGGAGCCAGTCAGTGCCAGTCGTGGTCCCTAAACCTGCCTGCTCCTTACCCTCCCCCAACTTGAAGCATTACCTCTAGACTGCACAGCTGTGGACAGAGGAGTTGCATCTAGATGGCCCTGAGGCGCAGGAGAAGTGCTTAGGGGCTCAGCCAGCTCTGTAGAGGCACAGGAGACCGGGTGAGCTGGGAGGGCAGCTGGTGAAGTGAGGGTGGCACCAGAGAGGTCACCCAGGAGGGACTCTACCTGAGCTCCGCACCTGCAGGACTGAGGGTAGGAACTCCCTGGTGGTGGCATCCACAGGTACTGGGCAAGTgaagcaggaaggggcagagctgaCCTTGCTTGTCTGAAGGGCTCGGAGCCAGGACCTCCGGGCATGGCCTATGAGACCAGGGATCAGCAAGCTGAATGGAAGCAGGGACATCCCCCAGGCCCCAACCAGCACACAGGGCTTTATAGAAACAAATCTCAAGTGTTCTGCGtagcttttccctctgtccactTTTGAACAGAGTAGAGTTCCTTCTAGGAGCCAGCTCAGACTCCCTAACTTCAACAAGCAGTTAGACTGAACCCTCAGCTCATAACCGGGCTAGACCCTCAAGCCACCCAGAAATCGAACGTTTTGTTCACCACCCAAAGGAAGCACTGATGTGGTGCCTTTTCTGTCCACTCATTTCAGCACTGTCCAGCAGAACTTCCTGCAGTGAATAAGATGTTCTAGATTTCCATGATAACCACTAGCCATGTGTTAGTGTTAAGCACTTGATGTGTGGCTAGTACCGCTATACTGAAATGTTCACTCTTTGACTTAACAGTCCTCCTGAATGACAGATTTGTTTCTATGTTACAGGCCCTGTAAGTCATTAAGGAGATCACATTTCCCTCTCTTGGCTGCTAGGAATCCTGACAATTTGGGGTCCCCTGCTTGCTAGGGCATATAAGCTCATGGTGTGCATATCTTTAATATAACCTGATTCTCCACTTTAATTATCCCAttgccctgccttttttttttttttccttgtcaataTGGGTGAGCCACCTCAAACTGTTTGTGAGCAATGAGATACAGAGTGATCAAATACGTAGACCTCCACTTCTGCCACTCTCTGCCCCATATGGGCTCCTGGGACCCTTGCCAGGCCCACTAGTAGCTCACCTCGGTCAGCCGTGGCCTCAGCCCCTCCACGGAGGGCCAGCTGCTCATTGTCCCGGACCACGGAGGCTGCTGTCAGCCGATGGAGTGCTTGGTCCCAAGCACCTTCTCTTTCAGGGGATGACAGAGGCAGTGAGCCATCATCACCAGGTCCCCACAGTGTCTCTAGGCCAACACCCACCTCCCAGCACATAGGCTGCTCCCCACACAGGGCCCGGATCACCACATGGCAGCGTGGAGCCTGGGGAGGCAGTGCCTCTGCTGGAGGAGCCGACTCCCCATTGGGGGGCAGAGCCGTGAATAAGAAGGGGGGTTCCATCAACATGTCCCAGTCCATAGGGGCTGGGGAGAGCAGGTTTCCTGGAGGGAGACAACCATAAAGGCAGGGGCAGTGTCAGGCCCCACCTCTCCGAGACCCTCCGCAGTCTCAGAACCCAGCTCCCCATCCAACCCTTACCTGAGTCATCCAGGCCCTGTCCCAGCTGCTGCACTGACTCAGGGCCTGGCCTGTCGGGTGCTGTGCCCAGAGAGGGGTGCTGGGGATGGCCAGGGACTGGGTTCACCTGGCCTGGGGGCGAGGAGAGGCTCCGGCCAGCCAGAGCCACTCTGCGTCGACGACCCAGCACCTCTGCGCTCAAGGCCCCAGACTGCACATAAGAAGTGGGGTCCACTGGTCAAGAAATGCAGAGCTGCCAGCCACTGCGCATGTAGACACAACTGACCCCAGAGCCCCTCGTCTGAAACTGTGGGTGGCTGCTCCCCACACTTAGGAGCAAGGCCATTCTTTATGGCCCCTGGCCCCTTTGCAGTGCTGTCTCACTCCGTGCCCCACTTCTCACTTGATGTTGTTGCTCGTCTCTGATTTTACTCATggcttctccctctttgcctggCTAGCTTCTACTTGTTCTTTCAGATGTGGCTCTTGCTTTCCTGACTCCCTCACACAGGGCCAGCCATCTTGACTCTGACACTCCCCATAATGCTGTGTCCTTGTGCTTACCACGGTGTGTCACATGGTATTATAGATTTACCCACCTGTCTCTCCAGCTGGACTGAAGAGTAACCACTGCAAAATTTATGGCTTATAGCTGATGGCCAGTAAACTTTTTCTGGATACCTATTAGAAGGGATGTGGGCTGACCCTCACCTTGACTGGAGCCAGCGGGggcggaggcagggggcaggagcGGGAGCCCGTAGATTCTCCCCAGGCCAGGCTGTGGCagccctgctgagaagggagatgCAGGGGAGCCATGCTCTCGGGGGAGCCAGGGCCCTGGGAGCCAGGGGACTCGCTGCTGCCTGTGGAACCTGGACCTGGCTCGGGGCTAGCAGAGCAGTGGGTGAGCACATACTGCTCCCGGATGTAGGACGACTGGAAGATGCGGCGCCATATGGCCGTATCCGAGGAGGGGTTGGGTCCAGGGTCTGTGACAGGCTCTGTCAGAGCATCAGTACCTGCTGGGAGGCAAGAGAACGGATCCCAGCCCCGGCCTCTCCCATGGCCCACTCCTCCAGCACAGCTGCACCCCATGTCCAGGTGCTCACTCTGCTCTGAGTCCCCAGCAGCCCACGGGCTGGACAGCTCCGCTGACACAGTGCCTGTTCCCAGCAGCTCTGAGGTGCCAGTGGGCTCAGTGCCAGGACTGGTAGCAGATGGTGCTTCCTCTGGGGACGGGAACACGGAGCCTCCCAAGCTCTGCCAGCCAGGTTCTGGGCCCTGGAGAGGGACAGGCATTGGAGAAAAAATGGGTGCTAGTTATATGCTGCCTCTTTTCAAACAGGATTGTAGATATCTCACCACAAGAGGCAATGAAGTTAATAAACCAGAAATGAAAGCCCTGtcctgaggaaggaggaagcttATGTGCTGATCAGAAGGTTAGCAGAGCTGCTGTGGCTGAAGTTCAGGTTCGGCCCTGAGCTTCCTGGCAGGCAGGCAAAAAGGCAAAGCCTCCATTATACAGCATTCTGGATCAAGATGAGGAAGTGTGCTTATTTCTTCTAGAGAGAGAAAGCTTTTTGTAAATCAAAATAACTACCATTTCTTACACTCTCATGCATGTCAAGTGTCCTACCAAGTGTGCACTGCGACTAATCACAGCATCCCTGCAGTAAGACTCAGTATGAGGAAATGGGCTAAAGGTGAGGGGGCTGGCCCCAAATCGAATGCTAGATTGTATCTAGACCCTGCTCCATCTGTTTCTGAGCATTCCAGGAAACAATCCAGATGGTGCTTTCTGTAGGGTACTGTGTGAAGAAGTGAGTGAGTTTCCACAAATCCCTCAGAGCGAACGCTAGAGCTCTGTGGCCGCCTCCAGTCAAAGCCAAGGACAACACATTATGGGACAATTTATTGGAAGACCTCATGAAGAGGACAGGCTGCAGTCACCTTGGGGTGTCCAGTGGGGGCCCTAGGGAGGCCAAGGGTGCAGTAGGAGAGCCTGGcagggagaggcacagggagtgGAAGAGTTTTGAAGACATGCAGGGAGTTCCAACAGCTCAGGCTTACCCTGGGGGCGCGGGGCCGGAAGCCATCCACCCTGAAGAGTGAGCAGAACCCGAGCAGCCGGTCCCCAGGGTAGAGTGCCGGGATCTCTCGGGGTGTCAGCAGTGCCTCCACCGCGTCGGGCACAAACCAGTCCACAGAGATGTCGCTCAGAGCGGGCTCCAGTGCCTTCCGCAGAGCCTGCACCATCTGGGAGGAGTGGCCAGAAGAAGGACATGGGAGAGAGGGCCACACAGCCCAGAGCTGGAAGGCCACCCTTCCACTGATGCCATCTGCCTAGTCCCCTGGGCTGAGGGAAGCAGGGTCAGGCTGGGGTCCAAGGGAGGAGTGGGGGTAGGAATAAGCAAGGGGACTGAGTATTCAGTCCTCAGCGTTTGGTCTGTCTCCTGGCCTGAGCCAAGCCTGGGGATGAGGTAAGATTTGTTGAGGATATGGCACTTGGTCCCAAGAGAAAACcgaataaaaataagatttgggGGCCAGTCAGAGAGCCATGTCCCCCACACCTTTGGCCTCCTGCAGCACCCCACAACAACCCCTGCAGCTCCTCTCCTGATTGGCATCTCAAAGGAGGAGATGAACTGGAATGGGGGAAGAGAAGTCCTGGTCAAGGGTGCCAGGAGACCCCACAGCTTAACTGGGTTCTATTGCAGGCTTAGGGTAACTTGGGGGAAGGGCTTCTGAGAGTAGGGAACAGGGCCCAGGCTCAAGCTCACCATGGGCTGAAGCCTCTCCCCAGGCCTTGGGAAGTAGGCCTGGCCTCTGCTGAGGGCAGACAGACCCTGAAGCAGCTGATGGCAGGCAGGCCCCAGCCCAAAGGAGAAGCACCTGATGAGGAAAGGGAAGCATCTGTGATCTTCAGGAGTCTCTTGGGGGCGGGGGTCAATCTCAGGTACCTGGTTCAGCCCATACCTGGCTGCCCCCCTGTGCCACCTCATGAGGTCCAGGCTTTGATGGGTGGCAGCAGCCAAGGGCGAGGCAGCGGTCAGCAGGAATAGCTGCCTTGGGTGGGCCCTGTGCTGGGGCTGCCCCATGGCCCACGTCAGTGCAGCCAGCACATCTGGGGGACCACTTGCAGCCTGCAGGGTCTCAACACTCTCGCAGATCAGCTGCACAGTGTCCTGGGAAGAGAAGGTATGCTTTGGCCACACCAGGCTTAGATAGCTTCTCCAGGCCCCCCAAATCTCTGACCATACTCACGTCACTGCAGGGTCGGCTCTCTGGGAAGAGGGGCTGCACTGCCATGCCAAACACAGCCAGGTTGATGAGTGTCTGTGGTGGTAGTGACTTCACAGCCAGAACAATGGCATCCTGGGGAGAGCCGGGGGGGGGGCACCATGAAGCAGGCACCAAGGGTGCCTTCTCCAGGCTGTGTGAAAATGAGGATCTGGCAGTGGGGATCTGGGAGAGGCCGTGCAGGAATGAGGCTGTGTGTGAGATGGGTTAGGAGGGAGGTGAAGTTTGTGGAAACCCCTGGAGGGGGTTGTGAATCCttgggtttgggattggggtgaCTGAATGTAACTTCACAGGTGAGAGAGGCTCTTGGAATCCAGGAGATACACATCTgtacgagtgtgtgtgtgtgggtgtgtgtgtatgcgtgtgtgcatgtatcTTTGAGAGGCTGCCCTCAGCCACCCTCAGGCCAACTgcacctctcccagcccccaggcccacccgTGCCTCGCCCCCACAGGCCTTGTGTGCTACACTGCTGCCATCCAGCAGGAAAAGGAGCTCCCGGGTAGCTGTGCCCAGGTGTCCCGGCTTGGAGCTCAAGTCTGGGCAGAAGCTCAGCACCAGCACGGGATTCAGCAGGATGTCCTTGTGGAAGCGCCGTTGCAGGAACCACACCTGAGCATAGGAGCCCCAAGTCATCCTGGGCCGGACTTAGTGCAACCCCAGCCCTGGCTGGCAACAGGACCTAGCCCTCAGGCGGCTTCTATCTGATATACCCAGAAGGGCACCTT harbors:
- the VWA5B2 gene encoding von Willebrand factor A domain-containing protein 5B2 isoform X1, with amino-acid sequence MPGLYCPSSWTPLPLTDSWVRACANGPCLSLRARLTYHNPQPQPVEGVFVYPLAEAEVVSGFEAEAAGRRVSFQLQSRRRLQAACCRALGSGWGASTPRRCAQGHLVLDPAQARSALVLPTGLINAAGTMTVTLCSSRELPSRPDGVLRVALPSVLTPLASSGPPGPPRPPGLCDDRLGLCPTRCFGVGSPQEEGFAWEEPAAPRDVFSGPARCPALYTFSFEMLVTGPCLLAGLESPSHALRADAPPHASSAATICVTLAEGHRCDRALEILLYPSEPHQPHLMIEAGSLSSAEYEAQVRARRDFQRLQRRDSDGDRQVWFLQRRFHKDILLNPVLVLSFCPDLSSKPGHLGTATRELLFLLDGSSVAHKDAIVLAVKSLPPQTLINLAVFGMAVQPLFPESRPCSDDTVQLICESVETLQAASGPPDVLAALTWAMGQPQHRAHPRQLFLLTAASPLAAATHQSLDLMRWHRGAARCFSFGLGPACHQLLQGLSALSRGQAYFPRPGERLQPMMVQALRKALEPALSDISVDWFVPDAVEALLTPREIPALYPGDRLLGFCSLFRVDGFRPRAPRGPEPGWQSLGGSVFPSPEEAPSATSPGTEPTGTSELLGTGTVSAELSSPWAAGDSEQTGTDALTEPVTDPGPNPSSDTAIWRRIFQSSYIREQYVLTHCSASPEPGPGSTGSSESPGSQGPGSPESMAPLHLPSQQGCHSLAWGESTGSRSCPLPPPPLAPVKSGALSAEVLGRRRRVALAGRSLSSPPGQVNPVPGHPQHPSLGTAPDRPGPESVQQLGQGLDDSGNLLSPAPMDWDMLMEPPFLFTALPPNGESAPPAEALPPQAPRCHVVIRALCGEQPMCWEVGVGLETLWGPGDDGSLPLSSPEREGAWDQALHRLTAASVVRDNEQLALRGGAEATADRGHARRSWLRALQTSKVSSAPSCFTCPVPVDATTREFLPSVLQVRSSELAEPLSTSPAPQGHLDATPLSTAVQSRGPQGGSLVAGWNLNPNGNPKLATGSPPRLPRQPPSRLSLGGGRTRGSDSHRLCSPHRGQASDSNSEGSDHDYLPLVRLQEAPGSFRLDASFCAAVRIPQERLCRASPFAAHRASLSPTSASSPWALLGPGVGQGDSATASCSPSPSSGSEGPGQVDSGRGSDTEVSEGAEGLGGADLRGRTWATAVALAWLEHRCAAAFGEWELAAAKADCWLRAQHLPDGLDLAALKAAARGLFLLLRHWDQNLQLHLLCYSPANV
- the VWA5B2 gene encoding von Willebrand factor A domain-containing protein 5B2 isoform X5, with translation MPGLYCPSSWTPLPLTDSWVRACANGPCLSLRARLTYHNPQPQPVEAEAEVVSGFEAEAAGRRVSFQLQSRRRLQAACCRALGSGWGASTPRRCAQGHLVLDPAQARSALVLPTGLINAAGTMTVTLCSSRELPSRPDGVLRVALPSVLTPLASSGPPGPPRPPGLCDDRLGLCPTRCFGVGSPQEEGFAWEEPAAPRDVFSGPARCPALYTFSFEMLVTGPCLLAGLESPSHALRADAPPHASSAATICVTLAEGHRCDRALEILLYPSEPHQPHLMIEAGSLSSAEYEAQVRARRDFQRLQRRDSDGDRQVWFLQRRFHKDILLNPVLVLSFCPDLSSKPGHLGTATRELLFLLDGSSVAHKDAIVLAVKSLPPQTLINLAVFGMAVQPLFPESRPCSDDTVQLICESVETLQAASGPPDVLAALTWAMGQPQHRAHPRQLFLLTAASPLAAATHQSLDLMRWHRGAARCFSFGLGPACHQLLQGLSALSRGQAYFPRPGERLQPMMVQALRKALEPALSDISVDWFVPDAVEALLTPREIPALYPGDRLLGFCSLFRVDGFRPRAPRGPEPGWQSLGGSVFPSPEEAPSATSPGTEPTGTSELLGTGTVSAELSSPWAAGDSEQTGTDALTEPVTDPGPNPSSDTAIWRRIFQSSYIREQYVLTHCSASPEPGPGSTGSSESPGSQGPGSPESMAPLHLPSQQGCHSLAWGESTGSRSCPLPPPPLAPVKSGALSAEVLGRRRRVALAGRSLSSPPGQVNPVPGHPQHPSLGTAPDRPGPESVQQLGQGLDDSGNLLSPAPMDWDMLMEPPFLFTALPPNGESAPPAEALPPQAPRCHVVIRALCGEQPMCWEVGVGLETLWGPGDDGSLPLSSPEREGAWDQALHRLTAASVVRDNEQLALRGGAEATADRGHARRSWLRALQTSKVSSAPSCFTCPVPVDATTREFLPSVLQVRSSELAEPLSTSPAPQGHLDATPLSTAVQSRGPQGGSLVAGWNLNPNGNPKLATGSPPRLPRQPPSRLSLGGGRTRGSDSHRLCSPHRGQASDSNSEGSDHDYLPLVRLQEAPGSFRLDASFCAAVRIPQERLCRASPFAAHRASLSPTSASSPWALLGPGVGQGDSATASCSPSPSSGSEGPGQVDSGRGSDTEVSEGAEGLGGADLRGRTWATAVALAWLEHRCAAAFGEWELAAAKADCWLRAQHLPDGLDLAALKAAARGLFLLLRHWDQNLQLHLLCYSPANV
- the VWA5B2 gene encoding von Willebrand factor A domain-containing protein 5B2 isoform X3, which gives rise to MPGLYCPSSWTPLPLTDSWVRACANGPCLSLRARLTYHNPQPQPVEGVFVYPLAEAEVVSGFEAEAAGRRVSFQLQSRRRLQAACCRALGSGWGASTPRRCAQGHLVLDPAQARSALVLPTGLINAAGTMTVTLCSSRELPSRPDGVLRVALPSVLTPLASSGPPGPPRPPGLCDDSPTRCFGVGSPQEEGFAWEEPAAPRDVFSGPARCPALYTFSFEMLVTGPCLLAGLESPSHALRADAPPHASSAATICVTLAEGHRCDRALEILLYPSEPHQPHLMIEAGSLSSAEYEAQVRARRDFQRLQRRDSDGDRQVWFLQRRFHKDILLNPVLVLSFCPDLSSKPGHLGTATRELLFLLDGSSVAHKDAIVLAVKSLPPQTLINLAVFGMAVQPLFPESRPCSDDTVQLICESVETLQAASGPPDVLAALTWAMGQPQHRAHPRQLFLLTAASPLAAATHQSLDLMRWHRGAARCFSFGLGPACHQLLQGLSALSRGQAYFPRPGERLQPMMVQALRKALEPALSDISVDWFVPDAVEALLTPREIPALYPGDRLLGFCSLFRVDGFRPRAPRGPEPGWQSLGGSVFPSPEEAPSATSPGTEPTGTSELLGTGTVSAELSSPWAAGDSEQTGTDALTEPVTDPGPNPSSDTAIWRRIFQSSYIREQYVLTHCSASPEPGPGSTGSSESPGSQGPGSPESMAPLHLPSQQGCHSLAWGESTGSRSCPLPPPPLAPVKSGALSAEVLGRRRRVALAGRSLSSPPGQVNPVPGHPQHPSLGTAPDRPGPESVQQLGQGLDDSGNLLSPAPMDWDMLMEPPFLFTALPPNGESAPPAEALPPQAPRCHVVIRALCGEQPMCWEVGVGLETLWGPGDDGSLPLSSPEREGAWDQALHRLTAASVVRDNEQLALRGGAEATADRGHARRSWLRALQTSKVSSAPSCFTCPVPVDATTREFLPSVLQVRSSELAEPLSTSPAPQGHLDATPLSTAVQSRGPQGGSLVAGWNLNPNGNPKLATGSPPRLPRQPPSRLSLGGGRTRGSDSHRLCSPHRGQASDSNSEGSDHDYLPLVRLQEAPGSFRLDASFCAAVRIPQERLCRASPFAAHRASLSPTSASSPWALLGPGVGQGDSATASCSPSPSSGSEGPGQVDSGRGSDTEVSEGAEGLGGADLRGRTWATAVALAWLEHRCAAAFGEWELAAAKADCWLRAQHLPDGLDLAALKAAARGLFLLLRHWDQNLQLHLLCYSPANV
- the VWA5B2 gene encoding von Willebrand factor A domain-containing protein 5B2 isoform X4, which translates into the protein MPGLYCPSSWTPLPLTDSWVRACANGPCLSLRARLTYHNPQPQPVEGVFVYPLAEAEVVSGFEAEAAGRRVSFQLQSRRRLQAACCRALGSGWGASTPRRCAQGHLVLDPAQARSALVLPTGLINAAGTMTVTLCSSRELPSRPDGVLRVALPSVLTPLASSGPPGPPRPPGLCDDSPTRCFGVGSPQEEGFAWEEPAAPRDVFSGPARCPALYTFSFEMLVTGPCLLAGLESPSHALRADAPPHASSAATICVTLAEGHRCDRALEILLYPSEPHQPHLMIEAGSLSSAEYEAQVRARRDFQRLQRRDSDGDRQVWFLQRRFHKDILLNPVLVLSFCPDLSSKPGHLGTATRELLFLLDGSSVAHKDAIVLAVKSLPPQTLINLAVFGMAVQPLFPESRPCSDDTVQLICESVETLQAASGPPDVLAALTWAMGQPQHRAHPRQLFLLTAASPLAAATHQSLDLMRWHRGAARCFSFGLGPACHQLLQGLSALSRGQAYFPRPGERLQPMMVQALRKALEPALSDISVDWFVPDAVEALLTPREIPALYPGDRLLGFCSLFRVDGFRPRAPRGPEPGWQSLGGSVFPSPEEAPSATSPGTEPTGTSELLGTGTVSAELSSPWAAGDSEQSTDALTEPVTDPGPNPSSDTAIWRRIFQSSYIREQYVLTHCSASPEPGPGSTGSSESPGSQGPGSPESMAPLHLPSQQGCHSLAWGESTGSRSCPLPPPPLAPVKSGALSAEVLGRRRRVALAGRSLSSPPGQVNPVPGHPQHPSLGTAPDRPGPESVQQLGQGLDDSGNLLSPAPMDWDMLMEPPFLFTALPPNGESAPPAEALPPQAPRCHVVIRALCGEQPMCWEVGVGLETLWGPGDDGSLPLSSPEREGAWDQALHRLTAASVVRDNEQLALRGGAEATADRGHARRSWLRALQTSKVSSAPSCFTCPVPVDATTREFLPSVLQVRSSELAEPLSTSPAPQGHLDATPLSTAVQSRGPQGGSLVAGWNLNPNGNPKLATGSPPRLPRQPPSRLSLGGGRTRGSDSHRLCSPHRGQASDSNSEGSDHDYLPLVRLQEAPGSFRLDASFCAAVRIPQERLCRASPFAAHRASLSPTSASSPWALLGPGVGQGDSATASCSPSPSSGSEGPGQVDSGRGSDTEVSEGAEGLGGADLRGRTWATAVALAWLEHRCAAAFGEWELAAAKADCWLRAQHLPDGLDLAALKAAARGLFLLLRHWDQNLQLHLLCYSPANV
- the VWA5B2 gene encoding von Willebrand factor A domain-containing protein 5B2 isoform X2, which codes for MPGLYCPSSWTPLPLTDSWVRACANGPCLSLRARLTYHNPQPQPVEGVFVYPLAEAEVVSGFEAEAAGRRVSFQLQSRRRLQAACCRALGSGWGASTPRRCAQGHLVLDPAQARSALVLPTGLINAAGTMTVTLCSSRELPSRPDGVLRVALPSVLTPLASSGPPGPPRPPGLCDDRLGLCPTRCFGVGSPQEEGFAWEEPAAPRDVFSGPARCPALYTFSFEMLVTGPCLLAGLESPSHALRADAPPHASSAATICVTLAEGHRCDRALEILLYPSEPHQPHLMIEAGSLSSAEYEAQVRARRDFQRLQRRDSDGDRQVWFLQRRFHKDILLNPVLVLSFCPDLSSKPGHLGTATRELLFLLDGSSVAHKDAIVLAVKSLPPQTLINLAVFGMAVQPLFPESRPCSDDTVQLICESVETLQAASGPPDVLAALTWAMGQPQHRAHPRQLFLLTAASPLAAATHQSLDLMRWHRGAARCFSFGLGPACHQLLQGLSALSRGQAYFPRPGERLQPMMVQALRKALEPALSDISVDWFVPDAVEALLTPREIPALYPGDRLLGFCSLFRVDGFRPRAPRGPEPGWQSLGGSVFPSPEEAPSATSPGTEPTGTSELLGTGTVSAELSSPWAAGDSEQSTDALTEPVTDPGPNPSSDTAIWRRIFQSSYIREQYVLTHCSASPEPGPGSTGSSESPGSQGPGSPESMAPLHLPSQQGCHSLAWGESTGSRSCPLPPPPLAPVKSGALSAEVLGRRRRVALAGRSLSSPPGQVNPVPGHPQHPSLGTAPDRPGPESVQQLGQGLDDSGNLLSPAPMDWDMLMEPPFLFTALPPNGESAPPAEALPPQAPRCHVVIRALCGEQPMCWEVGVGLETLWGPGDDGSLPLSSPEREGAWDQALHRLTAASVVRDNEQLALRGGAEATADRGHARRSWLRALQTSKVSSAPSCFTCPVPVDATTREFLPSVLQVRSSELAEPLSTSPAPQGHLDATPLSTAVQSRGPQGGSLVAGWNLNPNGNPKLATGSPPRLPRQPPSRLSLGGGRTRGSDSHRLCSPHRGQASDSNSEGSDHDYLPLVRLQEAPGSFRLDASFCAAVRIPQERLCRASPFAAHRASLSPTSASSPWALLGPGVGQGDSATASCSPSPSSGSEGPGQVDSGRGSDTEVSEGAEGLGGADLRGRTWATAVALAWLEHRCAAAFGEWELAAAKADCWLRAQHLPDGLDLAALKAAARGLFLLLRHWDQNLQLHLLCYSPANV
- the VWA5B2 gene encoding von Willebrand factor A domain-containing protein 5B2 isoform X6, whose protein sequence is MPGLYCPSSWTPLPLTDSWVRACANGPCLSLRARLTYHNPQPQPVEGVFVYPLAEAEVVSGFEAEAAGRRVSFQLQSRRRLQAACCRALGSGWGASTPRRCAQGHLVLDPAQARSALVLPTGLINAAGTMTVTLCSSRELPSRPDGVLRVALPSVLTPLASSGPPGPPRPPGLCDDRLGLCPTRCFGVGSPQEEGFAWEEPAAPRDVFSGPARCPALYTFSFEMLVTGPCLLAGLESPSHALRADAPPHASSAATICVTLAEGHRCDRALEILLYPSEPHQPHLMIEAGSLSSAEYEAQVRARRDFQRLQRRDSDGDRQVWFLQRRFHKDILLNPVLVLSFCPDLSSKPGHLGTATRELLFLLDGSSVAHKDAIVLAVKSLPPQTLINLAVFGMAVQPLFPESRPCSDDTVQLICESVETLQAASGPPDVLAALTWAMGQPQHRAHPRQLFLLTAASPLAAATHQSLDLMRWHRGAARCFSFGLGPACHQLLQGLSALSRGQAYFPRPGERLQPMMVQALRKALEPALSDISVDWFVPDAVEALLTPREIPALYPGDRLLGFCSLFRVDGFRPRAPRGPEPGWQSLGGSVFPSPEEAPSATSPGTEPTGTSELLGTGTVSAELSSPWAAGDSEQTGTDALTEPVTDPGPNPSSDTAIWRRIFQSSYIREQYVLTHCSASPEPGPGSTGSSESPGSQGPGSPESMAPLHLPSQQGCHSLAWGESTGSRSCPLPPPPLAPVKSGALSAEVLGRRRRVALAGRSLSSPPGQVNPVPGHPQHPSLGTAPDRPGPESVQQLGQGLDDSGNLLSPAPMDWDMLMEPPFLFTALPPNGESAPPAEALPPQAPRCHVVIRALCGEQPMCWEVGVGLETLWGPGDDGSLPLSSPEREGAWDQALHRLTAASVVRDNEQLALRGGAEATADRGHARRSWLRALQTSKVSSAPSCFTCPVPVDATTREFLPSVLQVRSSELAEPLSTSPAPQGHLDATPLSTAVQSRGAAAGGSRLLPPGRILLCSGAHPAGTPVPRLALRCSPRQPQPHLGLLSLGTFGTGCGPG